A window of Cellulomonas fimi contains these coding sequences:
- a CDS encoding LacI family DNA-binding transcriptional regulator codes for MQTTPGNTRKPPTLADVAKLAGVSLATASKSLNGRQQVKAETRERVLSAAEQLNFSPNVLARHLLSGRSGTIGLVTHDLEGRFSIPTLMGAEDAAGTGKTSVLLCDARGDALREQYHVQALLGRRVDGLIVVGARPDPRPSLGQLPVPVVYAYAPSQDPADMSVVTDNVQGGRLVAEHLLACGRSRVAIVTGDAGYGAAHDRVDGATAVLNAAGVGVVGGPLYGTWSEEWGRTAAGLVIAQHADVDAIVCGSDQIARGVLDTLRESGRRVPEDVAVTGHDNWEILALNARPQLTSIDMNLEELGRRAAALLFDAIEGNPHHGTEVIPSRLVPRGSTGPKPA; via the coding sequence ATGCAGACGACACCGGGGAACACGCGGAAGCCGCCGACCCTCGCGGACGTGGCCAAGCTCGCCGGGGTGTCGCTCGCCACGGCCTCCAAGTCGCTCAACGGGCGGCAGCAGGTCAAGGCCGAAACCCGTGAGAGAGTCCTTTCAGCCGCCGAGCAGCTGAACTTCTCCCCGAACGTCCTCGCGCGGCACCTGCTCTCCGGGCGGTCCGGCACGATCGGCCTCGTCACGCACGACCTCGAGGGCCGCTTTTCCATCCCCACGCTCATGGGCGCCGAGGACGCCGCCGGCACCGGCAAGACGTCCGTGCTGCTGTGCGACGCACGCGGCGACGCCCTGCGCGAGCAGTACCACGTGCAGGCGCTGCTCGGCCGGCGCGTCGACGGGCTCATCGTCGTGGGCGCGCGCCCCGACCCGCGGCCGTCGCTCGGCCAGCTGCCCGTGCCCGTCGTCTACGCGTACGCGCCGTCGCAGGACCCCGCCGACATGTCCGTCGTCACCGACAACGTGCAGGGCGGGCGGCTCGTCGCCGAGCACCTGCTCGCGTGCGGGCGCTCGCGCGTCGCGATCGTCACCGGCGACGCCGGGTACGGGGCCGCGCACGACCGCGTCGACGGCGCGACCGCCGTGCTGAACGCCGCCGGGGTCGGGGTCGTCGGAGGTCCGCTCTACGGGACGTGGTCCGAGGAGTGGGGCCGCACGGCCGCGGGGCTCGTGATCGCGCAGCACGCCGACGTCGACGCGATCGTCTGCGGGTCCGACCAGATCGCGCGCGGCGTGCTCGACACCCTGCGCGAGTCCGGCCGCCGCGTGCCCGAGGACGTGGCCGTGACCGGCCACGACAACTGGGAGATCCTCGCGCTCAACGCGCGCCCGCAGCTCACGAGCATCGACATGAACCTCGAGGAGCTCGGCCGCCGCGCCGCAGCCCTCCTGTTCGACGCGATCGAGGGCAACCCCCACCACGGCACCGAGGTCATCCCGTCCCGCCTGGTCCCCCGCGGCTCCACAGGCCCGAAGCCGGCCTGA
- a CDS encoding family 43 glycosylhydrolase — protein MTTHQTTRRSVAAALAGALVATAVAAWPSAAVAADPPPPTRSFHTEGNPILGDGTSYSADAAPLSVEGKLYVYAGHDEAAEQQGGFEMHDYQVFATDDPTSGDWDLYADNLDPDEVFSWATGDAAFAGQVTTGADGKFYWYAPVQWENTAVPNRMAIGVAVADSPVGPWTDAVGAPLLTWTDVFGSSTTGQEVIDPHVFTDTDGSVYLYWGSWSVARVVKLSSSMTALDGTIQTIPGLTGFFEAPWVFERSGTYYMAYDWKQGGSACTPSNYQACIAYATAPSALGPWTYQGIILGGTSATTVHPSIVEHEGRWWITYHTKDAVGGGHFRRSVAIDEVRWDGDRILPVQQTLADDPDFRLTDNVALAATASASFTEQPPMRLGAVNDGFRRTTALLPPDQWGNYRGTTSSHPSDWVQYTWDAPVRTGSVGIEFHRDGNWIRQPSSWVVEYLDDAGAWQPVTGATYPTATDTWHTVTFDTVSTTALRATFRGLDEGPYVHSVSVSEWEVYAVAADSLPDVEVATPVGTAPALPAAVRASYGSSSAWVPVNWRPVDPADYAAAGTFTVEGRALGQAGGYVVATVRVGGTVDPGGDDTTAPVVAVSASGTSGEDGWFSSPVTVRVAADDDTSYLTTIETRVGDGAWTPTADARHVDVPVTAQGETVVSGRATDAAGNTSAEVSRAVKVDTGTPAVTAVLDDATRSVTVGATDTLSGVAAVEYRFDGTGDWVASEAGAVVEAPDMLPHELVVRARDRAGNTATATVTIPLGDGASLTGNVAPYATASASFTSGWENVAGMNDGTNAWGEDDASKYGASWGTWDRVGEQWAQLTWEFDVTVDRANVWWYQNVPDAQNEGLIAPRSWVLQYLDADGATWHDVALTSGEYARTSTGFVPVGFDAVTTRALRIVAQSWGAAAGQGSVGIHEWQVGAAEAAGVVTPAAPTFTPAEVCSDGVPEKARVVIPSTEGVVYAIDGTDATGTVEVAADASVVVTARAADGYTLADGATTEWEHQFVAPDCPVEDVVVTPAAPVYTGPVCTDGDAGDGSLAVPTVEGVEYRVDGSAVTGTVTVALGALVTLTAVPLDGYAFPAGPQTVSWAYRADAPDCSPAAAVVPGSVELKGKARVGDTLTVSTTGWQPSGVRLAYTWFADGVRLDGVTGDRLQVPAALEGTSVTVKVTGFGTGLVTASATSDPVGPVLPPKKGWDWPWSGGGWRWPWS, from the coding sequence ATGACCACGCACCAGACGACACGCAGGTCCGTCGCCGCCGCGCTGGCCGGGGCCCTCGTCGCGACGGCGGTGGCGGCCTGGCCGTCGGCCGCCGTCGCGGCGGACCCGCCGCCGCCCACGCGGTCCTTCCACACCGAGGGCAACCCGATCCTCGGGGACGGGACGTCCTACTCCGCCGACGCGGCGCCGCTGTCGGTCGAGGGAAAGCTGTACGTGTACGCCGGGCACGACGAGGCCGCCGAGCAGCAGGGCGGCTTCGAGATGCACGACTACCAGGTCTTCGCGACCGACGACCCGACGTCGGGGGACTGGGACCTCTACGCCGACAACCTGGACCCCGACGAGGTCTTCTCGTGGGCCACCGGTGACGCGGCGTTCGCGGGCCAGGTCACGACCGGCGCCGACGGGAAGTTCTACTGGTACGCGCCCGTGCAGTGGGAGAACACGGCCGTGCCGAACCGCATGGCGATCGGCGTCGCGGTCGCCGACTCACCCGTCGGGCCGTGGACCGACGCGGTCGGCGCACCCCTGCTGACCTGGACCGACGTCTTCGGGTCGTCGACCACCGGGCAGGAGGTCATCGACCCGCACGTCTTCACCGACACCGACGGCTCGGTCTACCTGTACTGGGGGTCCTGGTCGGTCGCGCGGGTCGTGAAGCTCTCGTCGTCGATGACGGCGCTGGACGGCACGATCCAGACGATCCCCGGGCTCACCGGCTTCTTCGAGGCGCCCTGGGTGTTCGAGCGCTCGGGCACCTACTACATGGCCTACGACTGGAAGCAGGGCGGGTCAGCGTGCACGCCGTCGAACTACCAGGCGTGCATCGCCTACGCGACGGCGCCGTCGGCGCTCGGCCCGTGGACGTACCAGGGGATCATCCTCGGCGGCACGTCCGCGACGACCGTGCACCCGTCGATCGTCGAGCACGAGGGTCGCTGGTGGATCACGTACCACACCAAGGACGCCGTGGGCGGCGGGCACTTCCGCCGGTCCGTCGCGATCGACGAGGTGCGCTGGGACGGTGACCGGATCCTGCCCGTGCAGCAGACGCTCGCCGACGACCCCGACTTCCGGCTGACGGACAACGTCGCGCTCGCGGCCACGGCCTCGGCGTCGTTCACCGAGCAGCCGCCCATGCGGCTCGGCGCCGTCAACGACGGCTTCCGCCGGACCACCGCGCTGCTGCCGCCCGACCAGTGGGGCAACTACCGTGGCACGACGTCGTCGCACCCGTCCGACTGGGTGCAGTACACGTGGGACGCGCCCGTGCGGACCGGCTCCGTGGGCATCGAGTTCCACCGTGACGGCAACTGGATCCGGCAGCCGTCCTCGTGGGTCGTCGAGTACCTCGACGACGCGGGCGCGTGGCAGCCGGTCACCGGCGCGACCTACCCGACCGCCACCGACACCTGGCACACCGTCACGTTCGACACCGTCTCGACGACCGCGCTGCGCGCGACGTTCCGCGGGCTCGACGAGGGGCCGTACGTGCACTCCGTGTCGGTCTCGGAGTGGGAGGTGTACGCGGTCGCCGCCGACTCCCTGCCCGACGTCGAGGTCGCGACGCCCGTCGGCACCGCGCCGGCGCTGCCCGCGGCGGTGCGGGCGTCGTACGGCTCGTCGTCTGCGTGGGTGCCGGTCAACTGGCGGCCCGTCGACCCGGCGGACTACGCCGCCGCGGGGACGTTCACCGTCGAGGGCCGCGCGCTCGGGCAGGCCGGCGGGTACGTCGTCGCGACCGTCCGCGTGGGCGGCACCGTCGACCCGGGCGGCGACGACACGACGGCGCCCGTCGTCGCTGTGTCCGCGTCCGGCACGTCCGGCGAGGACGGGTGGTTCTCGTCGCCCGTCACCGTCCGGGTCGCCGCCGACGACGACACGTCGTACCTCACGACGATCGAGACGCGCGTCGGCGACGGTGCGTGGACCCCGACGGCCGATGCCCGGCACGTCGACGTGCCCGTGACGGCGCAGGGGGAGACGGTCGTCAGCGGCCGGGCCACCGACGCGGCCGGCAACACGTCTGCCGAGGTCAGCCGGGCCGTCAAGGTCGACACAGGCACCCCGGCGGTCACGGCCGTGCTCGACGACGCGACCCGTTCCGTCACCGTCGGCGCGACCGACACCCTGTCCGGTGTCGCCGCGGTCGAGTACCGGTTCGACGGGACGGGTGACTGGGTCGCGTCCGAGGCCGGTGCCGTGGTCGAGGCGCCCGACATGCTCCCGCACGAGCTCGTCGTCCGCGCCCGCGACCGCGCGGGCAACACCGCGACCGCCACCGTGACGATCCCGCTCGGCGACGGCGCGTCGCTCACCGGCAACGTCGCCCCGTACGCCACGGCGTCGGCGTCCTTCACCTCCGGGTGGGAGAACGTCGCCGGCATGAACGACGGCACGAACGCGTGGGGCGAGGACGACGCGTCGAAGTACGGCGCGTCGTGGGGCACGTGGGACCGCGTCGGCGAGCAGTGGGCGCAGCTCACGTGGGAGTTCGACGTGACCGTCGACCGCGCCAACGTCTGGTGGTACCAGAACGTCCCGGACGCGCAGAACGAGGGCCTCATCGCGCCGCGGTCGTGGGTGCTGCAGTACCTCGACGCCGACGGTGCGACCTGGCACGACGTGGCGCTCACGTCGGGTGAGTACGCGCGCACGTCGACCGGGTTCGTGCCCGTCGGGTTCGACGCCGTCACGACCCGCGCGCTGCGGATCGTCGCACAGTCGTGGGGTGCCGCCGCCGGGCAGGGGTCCGTCGGGATCCACGAGTGGCAGGTCGGGGCCGCGGAGGCTGCCGGGGTCGTGACCCCGGCCGCGCCGACGTTCACGCCCGCCGAGGTGTGCTCCGACGGCGTGCCCGAGAAGGCGCGCGTCGTGATCCCGTCCACCGAGGGGGTGGTCTACGCGATCGACGGCACCGACGCGACCGGGACGGTCGAGGTCGCGGCCGACGCGTCGGTCGTCGTCACCGCCCGCGCCGCCGACGGGTACACGCTGGCCGACGGCGCCACGACCGAGTGGGAGCACCAGTTCGTCGCCCCCGACTGCCCGGTCGAGGACGTCGTCGTCACCCCCGCCGCTCCCGTCTACACGGGCCCGGTCTGCACGGACGGCGACGCGGGTGACGGGTCGCTCGCCGTGCCGACCGTCGAGGGCGTCGAGTACCGCGTCGACGGTTCCGCGGTGACCGGGACGGTGACCGTGGCCCTCGGGGCGCTCGTCACGCTGACCGCCGTCCCGCTCGACGGGTACGCCTTCCCGGCCGGCCCGCAGACGGTGTCGTGGGCCTACCGGGCCGATGCCCCCGACTGCTCGCCCGCCGCGGCCGTCGTGCCGGGGTCGGTCGAGCTCAAGGGCAAGGCGCGCGTCGGCGACACGCTCACCGTGTCGACCACGGGCTGGCAGCCCAGCGGCGTGCGGCTCGCCTACACCTGGTTCGCCGACGGGGTCCGCCTCGACGGCGTCACCGGTGACCGCCTCCAGGTGCCCGCCGCGCTGGAGGGGACGTCGGTCACCGTCAAGGTCACGGGCTTCGGCACCGGACTGGTCACGGCGTCGGCCACCTCCGACCCCGTCGGCCCGGTCCTCCCGCCGAAGAAGGGCTGGGACTGGCCCTGGTCGGGCGGCGGCTGGCGCTGGCCGTGGTCCTGA
- a CDS encoding Ig-like domain-containing protein, whose translation MVPSLTALAVVAVGLVPVAAAAVPGDETPQSSLGYPTFRGSDAPVPPTGVDYAPSPYLQRVFDADVAAGAGSAPGNDFWVDRTLARTGPAFDGTENLVAFTRGRAVFMKTHQPARLGWDGDVAYWESLGGGGAFTFTVQAGGEAVTLTEQASLRRQTPSYFQSVFTGGGLRLTQTKFITDQDVMVADVEVTDTSGAARDVRLSATSPQARTVEGDELVGTVRAFNNLTTITPRLSGDGFTADAASDALVRDLAVPANGSATTKLQLGMLTDERPQTAAEYAAYRAASPAEAFTTHVTAYNRWWALNIPYLDTPSDDIDKTLLYRWWLMRFNYLDADIPGNDYQFPTSMEGVLGYNNAIVLTVGMFVDDLKYFRDPTYAYGPALAVGETSKRGKFVDNPGDPANWSNSYTQYITEAAWRAYELHGGPGAIGSTLGQHSMDDVEGLLEAYDGNGNDLIEYSWGAMTGNDADAVSFHWPGHGANMDRTESAYLYSNAKAAAEFFRVAGQTEKADHMEALAERVKAAVLEYLWEPAQTTPDKVGLYGNLLKHRMTQDGTLNPYKEINNYYPFTVGLMPKPGDPDYDQPYTEALRLFADADQYPVFPFFTANQVDKADSPEEGSNNFSVINSTVLFRMFSSVLRDYPTDYVTPEMYKQLLYWNAFAHYQGGDNRLPNQNEFWANGSAADGGSIGYRSWIHHTILGATNFTVIEDAMGLRSRADGKIELDPIDIDWPYFTANNVRYHDRDLTVTWDETGDHYGADVPAGYSVFLDGELAFTVDDLSHVVYDPATGSVEVLEGDAAVVTANAADLATASDVRFADGDRVVDVFAKAGTDIATASTGSANLAAGRPVTASFSASGRAPEGAVDGTTVNEPFWGTAGSPNATDSIEVSLDGTQAVDDVRVSFYRSSSSATVQGYAAPELFTVEYHDAAGWHPVPGQARSPVYSTANLNRVQFPEVQADALRVTVQHAAGFRTGVKEVQAFATGVEAPPSTNAAPKVTVYQDPTFEQPAQVRLVGTVSDDAQPSGTLTSAWTVVSAPEGAQAVVASPAQATTVVQFDTTGRYVLRLTASDGELTTSRDVTVDAEVSGTAKTNVAPDATASASAVTGWNRVAAINDGLASYPVAAESDAWGTWGTAAGAGNTYWARLTWPEPVRVDESRILFHSNRDPGGVLPPSSWTLEYLADDGSWQPVPDPRGYPTEDGTFNAVTHGSVTTTSLRATLVRNGSSYPGIIEWQALAEEPVAVEDVSVRTLVGVAPVLPPSVEVVFADGSRVERAVDWQDVPADAYAAQGEFTVPGFVAGTARLARATVFVRPTDAVQINTFEPAPVTTVAGTAPVLPARVVATYNDGSEASLPVTWDAVDPSSYASPGEFTVEGTVAGTDKRPTAVVTVTSGAPQAPVVTLTTDPERPASGWFTGPVAVTVTATDDTDPSPTVEAQVDGGAWTAVTGPVTVSGDGRHTVRGRATDSGGLVSPVQSAAVDIDGTAPVVTASFDESRRRLTLATTETGSGVASTEYRVDGGAWTAYGTGATIATAATVEYRATDRAGNVSAVGSLAVPAPDPNAPVNIAPNAAVSVSATTTWNRAAGITDGVANHPVTSQASAWGTWNIAGDTQWARLDWPTPVTTDTSRLLFFDDGGGMRAPASWTLEYLLDDGVTWAPVSDASPYTTTVGQFDTVTHAPVTTTALRATLTKPPTGWVGIVEWEVLSAPVAATALTVPTDPVTAGDAFDVTLSGGTSGTAYAVTVEPGAVALGTLVTDAQGTGTLRTAPLPRDLAGGSYTVRAAAGDSVVEAPLTVVAGPGEAVVTAGTVEVVGVPTVGQVLLAQTAGWGPEGVELAYQWSVGGKAVRGATGAEYTPTQKDLGKTVTVEVTGYLEGWESTSVTSEPTAAVVKPTVQAGTAAIAGTAVVGSTVRAQTSAWADGVRLEYRWLLDGTVVKGATSSSWKVPASAAGKVLTVEVRGSAAGHEPSTWASSPPTTVQPGTLTARDVRIVGAARPLSVVTALHGVWGPFPVHLSYQWFADGKAVKGATAPVYLVRTADRGAVLTVEVTGTKDGYSPTTRTSDGIKVGR comes from the coding sequence GCACTCGCCGTCGTCGCCGTGGGGCTCGTCCCCGTCGCCGCCGCGGCCGTACCGGGCGACGAGACGCCGCAGAGCAGCCTCGGCTACCCGACGTTCCGCGGCTCCGACGCGCCCGTGCCGCCGACAGGCGTCGACTACGCGCCGTCGCCCTACCTGCAGCGGGTCTTCGACGCCGACGTGGCCGCCGGTGCGGGCAGCGCGCCCGGGAACGACTTCTGGGTCGACCGCACGCTCGCGCGCACGGGCCCGGCGTTCGACGGCACCGAGAACCTCGTCGCGTTCACGCGCGGGCGGGCCGTGTTCATGAAGACGCACCAGCCCGCCCGGCTCGGCTGGGACGGTGACGTCGCGTACTGGGAGTCGCTCGGCGGCGGCGGGGCGTTCACGTTCACCGTGCAGGCGGGCGGCGAGGCCGTGACGCTCACCGAGCAGGCGTCGCTGCGGCGCCAGACGCCGTCGTACTTCCAGTCGGTCTTCACAGGCGGCGGGCTGCGGCTGACGCAGACGAAGTTCATCACCGACCAGGACGTCATGGTCGCGGACGTCGAGGTCACCGACACCTCGGGCGCCGCGCGCGACGTGCGGCTCTCCGCGACGTCGCCGCAGGCGCGCACGGTCGAGGGCGACGAGCTCGTCGGGACCGTGCGCGCGTTCAACAACCTCACGACGATCACGCCGCGGCTGTCGGGCGACGGCTTCACCGCCGACGCCGCGTCGGACGCGCTCGTGCGTGACCTCGCGGTGCCCGCGAACGGCTCCGCGACGACCAAGCTCCAGCTCGGCATGCTCACCGACGAGCGCCCGCAGACGGCGGCCGAGTACGCGGCCTACCGCGCCGCGAGCCCCGCCGAGGCGTTCACGACGCACGTCACCGCGTACAACCGCTGGTGGGCTCTCAACATCCCCTATCTCGACACACCGTCGGACGACATCGACAAGACGCTGCTGTACCGCTGGTGGCTCATGCGGTTCAACTACCTCGACGCGGACATCCCGGGGAACGACTACCAGTTCCCGACGTCGATGGAGGGCGTGCTCGGCTACAACAACGCGATCGTGCTGACGGTCGGCATGTTCGTCGACGACCTCAAGTACTTCCGCGACCCGACGTACGCCTACGGGCCCGCGCTCGCGGTCGGCGAGACGTCGAAGCGCGGGAAGTTCGTCGACAACCCGGGCGACCCGGCGAACTGGTCGAACTCGTACACGCAGTACATCACCGAGGCCGCGTGGCGGGCCTACGAGCTGCACGGCGGACCGGGCGCGATCGGCTCGACGCTCGGGCAGCACTCGATGGACGACGTCGAGGGCCTGCTGGAGGCGTACGACGGCAACGGCAACGACCTCATCGAGTACTCGTGGGGCGCGATGACGGGCAACGACGCCGACGCGGTGTCGTTCCACTGGCCCGGGCACGGCGCGAACATGGACCGCACCGAGAGCGCGTACCTGTACTCGAACGCGAAGGCCGCGGCGGAGTTCTTCCGCGTCGCGGGGCAGACCGAGAAGGCCGACCACATGGAGGCGCTCGCGGAGCGCGTCAAGGCCGCGGTCCTCGAGTACCTGTGGGAGCCCGCGCAGACGACGCCCGACAAGGTCGGCCTGTACGGGAACCTGCTCAAGCACCGCATGACGCAGGACGGGACGCTCAACCCGTACAAGGAGATCAACAACTACTACCCGTTCACCGTCGGCCTCATGCCGAAGCCCGGTGACCCGGATTACGACCAGCCGTACACCGAGGCGTTGCGGCTGTTCGCGGACGCCGACCAGTACCCGGTCTTCCCGTTCTTCACGGCGAACCAGGTCGACAAGGCGGACTCGCCCGAGGAGGGGTCGAACAACTTCTCCGTCATCAACTCGACGGTGCTGTTCCGTATGTTCTCCTCGGTGCTGCGCGACTACCCGACGGACTACGTCACGCCGGAGATGTACAAGCAGCTCCTGTACTGGAACGCGTTCGCGCACTACCAGGGCGGGGACAACCGGCTGCCGAACCAGAACGAGTTCTGGGCGAACGGCTCCGCGGCCGACGGCGGGTCGATCGGGTACCGCTCGTGGATCCACCACACGATCCTCGGCGCGACCAACTTCACGGTCATCGAGGACGCGATGGGCCTGCGCAGCCGGGCCGACGGCAAGATCGAGCTCGACCCGATCGACATCGACTGGCCGTATTTCACGGCGAACAACGTCCGCTACCACGACCGCGACCTCACGGTGACGTGGGACGAGACGGGTGACCACTACGGCGCTGACGTGCCCGCCGGTTACTCCGTCTTCCTCGACGGCGAGCTCGCGTTCACGGTCGACGACCTGTCGCACGTCGTCTACGACCCGGCGACCGGGTCGGTCGAGGTGCTCGAGGGCGACGCGGCCGTCGTGACCGCGAACGCCGCCGATCTCGCGACGGCCTCCGACGTGCGCTTCGCCGACGGCGACCGCGTCGTGGACGTGTTCGCCAAGGCGGGCACCGACATCGCGACCGCGTCGACGGGCTCGGCGAACCTCGCCGCGGGCCGCCCGGTCACGGCGTCGTTCTCCGCGTCGGGCCGCGCGCCTGAGGGCGCCGTCGACGGGACCACCGTCAACGAGCCGTTCTGGGGGACGGCCGGCTCGCCGAACGCGACCGACTCGATCGAGGTGTCGCTCGACGGCACGCAGGCGGTCGACGACGTGCGCGTCTCCTTCTACCGCTCATCCTCCAGCGCGACCGTGCAGGGCTACGCGGCACCGGAGCTGTTCACGGTCGAGTACCACGACGCCGCCGGCTGGCACCCCGTCCCGGGGCAGGCGCGGTCGCCCGTCTACTCGACGGCCAACCTCAACCGCGTGCAGTTCCCCGAGGTGCAGGCCGACGCGCTGCGCGTGACCGTCCAGCACGCTGCGGGCTTCCGCACGGGCGTCAAGGAGGTGCAGGCCTTCGCGACGGGCGTCGAGGCGCCGCCGTCGACCAACGCCGCACCGAAGGTCACGGTCTACCAGGACCCGACGTTCGAGCAGCCCGCCCAGGTCCGCCTGGTCGGGACGGTGTCCGACGACGCGCAGCCGTCCGGCACGCTGACGTCGGCATGGACCGTCGTCAGCGCGCCCGAGGGTGCGCAGGCCGTCGTCGCGTCGCCCGCGCAGGCCACGACCGTCGTGCAGTTCGACACGACCGGCCGGTACGTCCTGCGGCTGACGGCCTCCGACGGTGAGCTCACGACGAGCCGTGACGTCACGGTCGACGCCGAGGTCAGCGGCACCGCCAAGACGAACGTCGCGCCCGACGCGACCGCGTCCGCGTCGGCCGTCACCGGCTGGAACCGCGTCGCCGCGATCAACGACGGCCTCGCGTCCTACCCGGTCGCCGCCGAGTCCGACGCGTGGGGCACATGGGGCACCGCCGCCGGTGCGGGCAACACGTACTGGGCCCGGCTGACGTGGCCCGAGCCCGTGCGCGTCGACGAGTCGCGGATCCTGTTCCACTCCAACCGCGACCCCGGCGGGGTCCTGCCGCCGTCGTCGTGGACGCTCGAGTACCTCGCCGACGACGGCTCGTGGCAGCCGGTGCCGGACCCCAGGGGCTACCCGACCGAGGACGGGACGTTCAACGCGGTGACGCACGGGTCGGTGACGACGACGTCGCTGCGCGCGACGCTCGTCCGCAACGGGTCGTCGTACCCCGGCATCATCGAGTGGCAGGCGCTCGCGGAGGAGCCGGTCGCGGTCGAGGACGTGTCCGTCCGGACGCTCGTCGGGGTCGCGCCGGTGCTGCCGCCGTCCGTCGAGGTCGTCTTCGCCGACGGGTCCCGCGTCGAGCGGGCGGTCGACTGGCAGGACGTGCCCGCCGACGCGTACGCCGCGCAGGGTGAGTTCACGGTCCCCGGCTTCGTCGCGGGCACCGCGAGGCTGGCCCGGGCGACGGTCTTCGTCCGGCCGACCGACGCCGTGCAGATCAACACCTTCGAGCCCGCCCCGGTGACCACGGTCGCCGGGACGGCCCCGGTGCTGCCGGCCCGCGTCGTGGCGACGTACAACGACGGCTCCGAGGCGTCGCTGCCGGTCACGTGGGACGCGGTCGACCCGTCGTCCTACGCCTCTCCCGGGGAGTTCACGGTCGAGGGGACCGTCGCGGGCACCGACAAGCGGCCGACAGCCGTGGTCACCGTGACGTCCGGCGCGCCGCAGGCGCCCGTGGTCACGCTGACCACCGACCCCGAGCGTCCGGCGTCCGGCTGGTTCACCGGCCCGGTGGCCGTGACGGTCACCGCGACCGACGACACCGACCCGTCGCCGACGGTCGAGGCGCAGGTCGATGGGGGTGCGTGGACCGCCGTGACCGGACCGGTCACGGTGAGCGGCGACGGGCGGCACACCGTCCGCGGCCGCGCCACGGACTCGGGTGGGCTCGTCTCGCCGGTCCAGTCCGCCGCGGTCGACATCGACGGCACCGCTCCCGTCGTCACCGCGAGCTTCGACGAGTCCCGGCGCCGCCTCACCCTGGCGACGACCGAGACCGGCTCGGGCGTGGCGTCGACCGAGTACCGCGTCGACGGCGGCGCGTGGACGGCGTACGGCACGGGCGCGACGATCGCCACCGCGGCGACCGTCGAGTACCGCGCCACCGACCGGGCAGGCAACGTCTCGGCCGTCGGTTCGCTGGCGGTGCCGGCGCCCGACCCGAACGCACCCGTCAACATCGCCCCGAACGCGGCCGTGAGCGTCTCCGCCACGACCACGTGGAACCGCGCCGCGGGCATCACCGACGGCGTCGCGAACCACCCGGTCACGTCGCAGGCGTCCGCCTGGGGCACGTGGAACATCGCGGGCGACACGCAGTGGGCGCGGCTCGACTGGCCCACGCCGGTCACGACGGACACCAGCCGGCTGCTGTTCTTCGACGACGGCGGCGGCATGCGTGCCCCCGCGTCGTGGACGCTCGAGTACCTGCTCGACGACGGGGTCACGTGGGCGCCCGTCTCGGACGCCTCGCCGTACACGACGACCGTCGGCCAGTTCGACACCGTCACGCACGCCCCGGTCACCACGACCGCGCTGCGTGCGACGCTGACGAAGCCGCCGACCGGGTGGGTGGGCATCGTCGAGTGGGAGGTCCTGAGCGCGCCCGTCGCGGCGACGGCCCTCACCGTGCCGACGGACCCGGTCACCGCCGGAGACGCGTTCGACGTGACGCTCAGCGGGGGCACGTCGGGCACCGCGTACGCGGTGACGGTCGAGCCGGGCGCGGTCGCGCTCGGGACGCTCGTCACCGACGCGCAGGGCACCGGGACGCTGCGTACGGCCCCGCTCCCGCGGGACCTCGCGGGCGGGTCGTACACCGTCCGGGCGGCCGCGGGTGACTCCGTGGTCGAGGCGCCGCTGACCGTGGTCGCCGGACCGGGGGAGGCCGTCGTCACCGCCGGGACCGTCGAGGTCGTGGGGGTGCCCACGGTCGGGCAGGTGCTGCTCGCGCAGACCGCCGGCTGGGGTCCCGAGGGTGTCGAGCTCGCGTACCAGTGGTCCGTCGGCGGCAAGGCCGTCCGTGGCGCCACCGGGGCCGAGTACACGCCGACCCAGAAGGACCTCGGCAAGACGGTCACCGTCGAGGTCACCGGGTACCTGGAGGGCTGGGAGAGCACGTCGGTCACCTCGGAACCCACCGCGGCGGTCGTGAAGCCCACCGTCCAGGCCGGGACCGCCGCCATCGCCGGGACCGCCGTCGTCGGCAGCACCGTGCGGGCGCAGACCTCGGCCTGGGCGGACGGCGTGAGGCTCGAGTACCGCTGGCTGCTCGACGGGACCGTCGTGAAGGGCGCGACGTCCAGCAGCTGGAAGGTGCCCGCGTCGGCGGCCGGCAAGGTCCTGACGGTCGAGGTCCGCGGCAGCGCCGCCGGGCACGAACCGTCGACGTGGGCCTCGTCGCCGCCGACCACCGTGCAGCCCGGCACGCTCACGGCCCGCGACGTGCGGATCGTGGGGGCGGCTCGGCCGCTGTCGGTCGTGACCGCGCTGCACGGGGTGTGGGGGCCGTTCCCGGTGCACCTGTCGTACCAGTGGTTCGCCGACGGCAAGGCCGTCAAGGGAGCGACCGCACCCGTGTACCTCGTGCGCACCGCCGACCGCGGCGCCGTCCTCACCGTCGAGGTGACCGGCACCAAGGACGGCTACAGCCCGACCACGCGCACCTCCGACGGCATCAAGGTGGGACGTTGA